Genomic window (Trichomycterus rosablanca isolate fTriRos1 chromosome 27, fTriRos1.hap1, whole genome shotgun sequence):
ggcataacattaaaaccacctccttgtttctacactcactgtccatttttttagctccacttaccatatagaagcactttgtagttctacaattactgactaaccaaaaatatccagccaacagcgccccgtgggcagcgtcctgtgaccactgatgaaggtctagaagatgactttacatctacaaggtggaacaactaggtaggagtgtctaaaagagtggacagtgagtggacacggtttttaaaaactccagcagcgctgctgtgtctgatccactcattccagcacaacacacactaacacaccaccaccatgtcagtgtcactgcagggctgagaatgatccaccacctaaaaaatgcctactctgtagtggtcctgtgggggtcctgaccattgaagaacagggtgaaagcgggttaaaaagtatgtagagaaacagatggactacagtcagtaattgtagaactacaaagtgcttctatatggtaagtggagctgtttgGTGGTGGTTAGATTTGAGTGTTTAGGGGTTTTAGGcagtatgattttttttgttggttgtATGTGCTGGGCTGGACAACAACTTTTCGCTATAGTCAGTCAGTCACTAGTCAGTCGAGGTAAGTTGCTTTGTGTCTATTAGTTGTCAAATGTCCACAGTGGTTGCAGATTTTGCATGGTTCATGATCTTAAGGGCATTATGGGAGACCATTTGGCTCATACGCAGATCATTGTTTAAACTGAGAAATGCAAAATTAGTGAAATGGATTACGTTTGATTAAACagacattaaaaaaatgaacaggCAAACAGAGAAATGACACAGTTTCAAtatcatttaaaatgtttggCACCTCCTGTTAAGAAAATCCTGCCAAAAAAGCAATTAAGACCACAAGTCTTTGTAAACATCATCTATAAGACATGAGGTGTGTACAAAAGTCTGGTATTTCATTGTGTCTGtatgttgtactgtatattgtgtttCTGTCCATTAGCATTTATCCGTGTTCTAAACTAGATTGTTCCTTTAGTTTGTGTAGTTTGTCACAGTTAGCATCCGGTAGCTTCTAAACAGTGGGGTATTAGCTGATTAGTTTAAGAACAAGAACAAAGAACCACCATTGGTTGTCATCTGACGCATCATGTAAACTATTCTAATATGGAAACGCTGGAGTTCGCCAGGACAGGATCTGGCTCAGCAAATCGTCTCAGGTCTCGTGTCATCTGATGAAAGCACCACTATAATTAAATCACATGAATCGGTACAGACCCAAGCTGAGGGTTTGTAAACGAAGGGTCGGTACTTACTTCCGGATTCTAAATATGTCATAAAGTGCTGTTGAATATTATATGTTTCCAAATAATAGACGAGGGAAGTGAAGGACTTCTGAGCCCACTTGCGCACAATGGAACATCCACGACACACCAAATTCTCAATAATGCTCAAGTCAGGAGACTTTTAAGGCCATTTCTTAAATATATAGTTTTAGgcatttccccccttttttttaccctttttaGCGTgttcaattgcccgattgcgtcatgcttccccTCCAGCAATGCCGATCCCCTCTttgatcgaggagaacgaagctaacccacgccccctccgacacgtggccagcagccgtatgcattttgtcacctacattttgacgagtgcaatgcggatcactcgtctctgtgcaggtgccatcaatcagccagcagaggtcgtacacAGGCCAATCAGtgttcatgtgaccgctcagactcgatacgatgtattcaagatcccagctctggtgttccagcgtgtgtttttaccgctgcgccaccttaaAGACCATTTCTAATGCTCAATTTGTGCCTTAAATTGTTGTAAAAGCCTCTTTCCAGCTTCAGTTTCTGACAGACTTTAGTTCCTGTCAGATTTTCTTTCGAAATTGGTCATTTCTTTGTGGAACCGGTTCTTTTATCTAAATGTGTAATGGTTTTTGAGCCACTGGATGCCCAATAACACCACACAACCATTATTGTACCCTATGGTCAAACAGGACAATTGTAAAAAAGGATTGAAACTAAAATTTCAAGCATAGCTATTAAATTCAGAAGAATCTGGAAGTAAGTTTTTATGCCCTGTGACTTCTGGCTGATTGGGTCTGTCTGGAGGGAATCCAGTCTCCAGGGGGGTGTTCTGCAGAATGACCTGACTGGAGAAttcacaattatttaaaatcacATATTCATTATCAGTAAAGACAAATGAACGTTTGAAGTAGCCTTATGCTAAGTGTAATTACCCTTTAAAAACTCATTTTTAATGAAAACCATCTTCCACGGGTCTCCGATTACAGAAAGCTGTTTAGTGACTCACTTTGAGTGAATATCATTGCATTAATGGGTATTTACTACAGAACATATTTACTAACCAGAGCTGATGCTGTAGTGATAGTAAGTTtaaactatatggtcaaaagtatgtggacaccccttcttatttttTAGTGTAGGTGTTGCAGTTCACCTGTTGCTAacaacagtatatatatatatatatatatatatatatatatatatatacatgccACTGGTCAGTAAATACATTGTTTGAAGTTTGAGGAGTTGGGTGTGTAGAAATAGTGACCACTACAGTGCACTGACCTTAGATATACATTCAAATGCTGATCAAGAGCCAGGCCTTTGTGTTTAACATTAGTGCCTTGGACCCAGATAGGGTTTATCAGAGGGGACACTGAACAATACAAGTGCAAGAGGTGAATCAAAGTGCTTTCCAAAGGGTTCTACATTGGGGTCTGGATGGCAGAAGCTTCAGTCACAAAGACCGGAAAAAATATCAGTATAAAGGGTTGGACATTGTGGTTCAAAGTGCCAAATTTACCAATAGTACACAACAGGAATGCTTCATCCTTGCAGTCATGGATCTGGATTAGGGTTTGTTATGCTAGCATATTGTCCCCTTAAATGGAAGGGTAACTTCACACTGCACATACAAAGTTACTCTGACTGATCTATTTATAGATTATTTCTATTGTAATGGGAGTGTTTTCTTTGAGGATAGTAATGCTTCAAGGGTCACTAAAGTAAACAGATCTTAACCAGTTGGAACACCAATGAAAGATTTTGGTCCACCATAGTACACTATGTTTAACACCACGACCTCCACAAGACATTATTTGAAGGAGGATGTTGGCTAGTTCAGTTTAGATCCAGTATGTTATACTGACATCAGGTTTTGTTTAGCTTTTTACACATTATACTGTGTAATATTTTGCAGCACAACTCATCCACCTGCATTAATTCTAGTAAAATGTCTCAAAATAGAGAAGTATCATCACGTATTCTATTAGATCGTAGATAAAACGGTCACACATCACTGAGGAGTGCCAGGGTTCAAACCAACTCTGCTGTAATTAATTAGAAAGTAAATTAACACTGTCTGTCTCTTGCTCTTCAGTCACCTGAGGATCAGTCGAAGAATCTGCGGGTTCATTATGGCTAATGACCTGACTGGACAATTCATTATTACTTATAATCACATCTTTAATGTGGCAGCATTTGTTAGCAAGTCCGCAAACCTTTACAATACACATTACAATAGATAATTAGTTTAGCCAATTACGCAGATGGATACAGGGACTCTTGGGTAGCATCTGTCAACAAAAACGCTCGGTGGAGGGTTACATTTCCGAGCTAAGATTATGTTAGCTGGTGGAGAGTCTGTGCTCTTTTCTTGTGAAGCTGGTAGCACAGATAATGTTGACGCTGGATGAGAGCAGCAGCAGCCCCTTTCAGCTCGTAATGTCTGGCCTTCTTGAAATATTGGACATTTTGACACATTCTGGCATGGTTGATTCATGTGGAATTCATTAAAATGTAAGTTCTTGTTAAAGTGCATGTGGGTGATGGACTAGGAGGGCTAAATTGCCTAGTGACACATCACTAATTTCCACTTGACTTACTGCTAGAGTGTTAGGCACAACCACTCTAGAATATGAAGGATGTGGAGAATAATCTTTGAACCATTTCTTCTTTGGGGTATACAGATTACAATTACAGACTAGTTTTAGACCCTGgggaaatatatttaaaactattttaagTTTAAAAAGTTTCACTCCCATGAAATGCATCATTCACGGTAAAACCACTTAAACATGCATCCAGAATTTCAGCCATCGTGGAATAAACTGGTAACACGCATCAGAGTAacgactagggatgtaacgatgcaccacatgacagtaaaaatcggtgcacatgtgccacgattcgaatcggttattcatttaagatgaatccaTATTCACTGGCGtcattcacctcgcctggttgacgccACTACATgtttgccaggttcggaattttccagccaaatgtatttatgtgaggatactttcctgatttgtattattcatttatttatataatgttggatgtTTGTTTTcaaatttaatttcagtttttttttttttttacacaataagcattatttggcatagtttgtacctgtGTAGAAATagtgaccactacagagcactgACTTTAGATATACATTCAAATGTTGATCAAGAACCAGGCCTTTGTGTTTAACATTAGTGCCTGGGACCCAGATAGGGTTTATTAGAGGGGACACTGAACAATACAAGTGCCAGAGGTGAATCAAAGTGCTTTCCAAAGGGTTCTACATTGGGGTCTGGATGGCAGAAGCTTCAGTCACAAAGACTGAAAAAAATATCAGTATATTGTcaaaatttcattttgtttaaaaaaatcgtatcgtgaacccagtatcgtgaattgcaTCGCATcgcgggtagagtgtatcgttacttCTCTAGTAAGGACAAAAACGAATTAGACCAAACATCGATGTTAGCGTGTACAGTGGTACAATTCAATCCCTGTCTGTTTCGAAAATGTGTGCTTCTTATGCCTGGCTCCTTCAAATTTCCAGTCGTTCTTAtccatttaatttagttttacttttgctAGCGTTTGTGCAGAAATGACGAATAAGCAAGTCCTCAAGGCATAATAcggaaaataataaattaataaattagacCTGTCTCTGCTACAGGGGAAAAATGCTTGATGAGCTGCTACACCTCCTGCATGTAAAGTATGCCATACCCTCATGTAATGCTGTGCTGgggaaacaaaataaaaagcatgaTGCATAAAGAGCGACGTGTAGTCATCACAAATCAGTGAGCATGCAAACTTGAATAGAACCCAAACAATGGAAGCATATTTCCAGATTGTTGACAGTGTCCCCAGCTATGCTTCATGTAAAACCTGTAGTGGAAAATCATCATATAAGTAGAATTAAACATTGTCAGGAGAAAAACTTAAGGCTAATTCCCTATTTaaatcaacaacaaaacaacactcCGGGATCAATTTTGTTCGATTTAGATGTGTCGTCAGTACCCTATTTCCTGTGCAATTTTCCGATGCTCTACTTAGTGGGACTTCATTCAAACGCTCTCCTGTTGAAGGACCAAAGGACCAAAGTACTTAGCTTTCTCAAGAGCCACTTAAAATGTTTCTCTTTTCTGCAGCCTTGTGCCATTATTCCCGTCCACAGACTCAAAGTTTCTGCTGTGCAGATACTCCCTTCCAAAAGTCAAGAATGTCATGCAAATCCTCATCCTTCGCAAACTGCACTTTCTTCCTGAGTGCGTGTCCGGCAGCAATGTAAGCATCCTGACGAGGGCTCTTCTTGTAGGGCCGGAAGCGCTCCCAGATCCTAAGAGTGGTCTCGGAGGAGTACTCCGGACTGGACGAGTATCCCGAGTAGTTGTGGTGCCGCGGCGAAAGCTGCGAATAGGCAGTGTCCCGCTTGGTGCGAGAGAGGGGCTTTAGGAAAGAAGCTTTTTGGGCAGGAGAGTGGGCGGCGTCCTCATAGTAGAGAGCGGGGAAGGAGTGTCGGTGCTCTGAGCAGTGGTAGTCTGGGTGCACCTCCAAGAGGTGCTGTTGAGCTGGAACTGCAATGCCACATCCACCCGAACCACCACTGCCACCGCCGCCTCCCCCTCCTCCCCCGTTGCCACCTTCTCCCCTGCCATTATTGCCCACCTGTACCCCTACCAGAGGGATCCTTTCGGGAGGCTCCCTGCACTCAACAGGACTGCCTTTTTCTGAAAACGTGCAGGAATCTGGGCTGAGAGGCTCAGGGACATCAAGGCTAAAGACTCGAGCGTTCTTATTGGGGCCTCCAGAGGACACATTGCTGCGGTTCTTCACATTGAGAGCAACAACAGCTGCATCAGCACTCAGTTGCCGCTGTAGAGACCGCGGTGCAGTTACAGGAGGTGGGTCTCTGTAGGGTGGGGATAGAAAACCACCACCACTAATTCCTGGTCTCTCAGACAGAGGCATAACCAAAGGAACTGGGGGTAAATGGGGAATCTTGGGAGAAGACATGATTGGACACGTGTCTATTGTTGCTGGGGAAAGAGGGATGAGTCCTCTGGAGGATGGAGAGATGCACTGTGGTGGCGATGAGGAGGGTTTTTCAGATGTGCTTGCTGCGACAACTACAGAATCCAGCTTTAGTGCATCTATGCAGTTGTTGATGATCTGGTTGACTTTGTCCACCTCTTTCGCAATGGTAGATATCTCAGACGTTGATCCTTGTCCGTTATCATCAGAGTCCTCACCTGCATCCATCCCATTCTTTTTCCTCCTTATTTCTTCTGCTGCAACTGCCGCAGCTCCATCCTTTAACCGTTCCTCCGCTCCGGCCGAAGTCCGCATGTCCATGTAGTTCCCCTTACCACTGGTCATAGCCTCTGAGAAGGTTGTGGACATCTTGTCTACCTGTGGAAGTGTTGAAAGCCGAGAGGAACTGGTGTTGGCAGAACTGTGGAGCATTCCTAAGCTAGATGAAGTAGACTGTGACAGTTTGCTATGGTAATGCTGATGGTGAGCTTGTTCTTGGAGCTTCTGTAATGCCGCCGGGTCATTGGTGGCAGCAGCCGCTGCCTCAGGTCCGTACCGCATTTCCAGTATCGTCTTTTTAACGCTAATAGAGTTGTTTATCTCCTCCTGAATTCGCCGCCTGCGTAGGCAGTAGTACACCAGACCCAACACAATGACCATACCGAACAAACAGCCCAGGATGGTCATTATGTAGTGGGTGGTGGTCGACGGCCCAGCGCGCAGATCATCAGGCCCCGGAGATTTTGTAGCAAAATTGAGACAAGTGTGGTTGTAGCGCTTTGAGTTACGCATGGAGGCTACACAAAAGGTGTATTCTGTGTGGGACTTCAGAGCATTCAGTAGTATCAGCTCCTTCTTCCTCTTGAGGTTCCTGATATCGATCCCATAACTGTTATTGTACTGCACCAGTATGTACATCTTGCTGAACGGTTGAGGTATCTGAACCAGTAATGATGCAGATGAGAGAGAAACCGAATGCAGTGTGATTCTAGGGCTGTAGGAAGGAATCGCAGTCGATGAGGCTGTGGGTTGCTGATACGGTCCCATCTGGTCTGGAATATCTGGTCCTATTCCAGACGAGTCCAAATCTGGAGGCAGTGATGTAATCCCAGGAATAATCACCCCATCTTTGCATATGGAAGATAATATAGTCCTGGCATTGCGCCCATGGCTAGTGGTTGGACTTAGCAAGGGGAAGCTGAAAAGTTCCTTTGGGGTTTCGCACTGCAGCCTGTCATAGGTATGTGTGACATTGTTGAAGACTTCTAGCCAGATTAAAAAGCTGTACAAATCACAGCCACAGTGGAAGGGATTCCCGGCCAGTTCGCACACCATTAGCCTTCCAAGGACTGTAAATGTCGAAGGGTCCAACTTGGCCAGCTTGTTGGAGGACAGATCAAGGCTGCTTAGACTTGGACTCTCCCAAAAAGCATTGGTAGCAATGACCTCTATGAGGTTGTGCTGTAAAAACAAGCATTGCATTCTACCCAGGCCTCTCAGCATCCCTTCGGTGAGGTTTGTTAGCTTGTTATAACCCAGCTGAAGCACCTGAAGGTTGGCCTGTCCAGCGAAGGCGCCGTCCTCGATGTAGGAGATCTCATTCTTGGTAAGATTAAGGTCTGTGAGGTTGGTGAAGCGACTCATGGTGCTGAAGAAGATGGCTTTGAGCTTGTTCTCGTTCAGACGCAGGTCGTGCACAGTGTTATTTATGTGCTGAGGGATTGTCTCATACGGCGGCTGGTTCTGGCTACAGATTGCAAGCCACACGTAGCCTTTGTCGCCCTCGATAAGCCAGCAGTCAGCCCTCACTAACGAAGGTTGAGGAAGGAAAAACAGGGCAAGAAAAAGGAGTGAGAAGGCACAGGGAGAGGATTTACAGAGGCTTGGCATTTTTAAAGAGCAGGACTTGGATTTGCTTAATTAAAAGGGGAGCAATTGATACAAAGTAGAACCTAAAATATAAATCAAGTGGCCACAGTCAAACGACAGTAAAATATGACTTAATCACAGTTTTAGGAGAGGATTGTCTTGAGGGCAATCACAGTGGTATTAGACACAAAGCACCAAGCAAAGTCTCCATTTTAAGTGTTCTGCATTATAGGGTTATAGCATCGAGCTCCACTCAAGTGACTCATGACCCCTGACCTTTAGACCTCACTCTTCTTCAAATAGGCTGGAAATGGAATTCTACTCTCAGCTCTTGTTGAGTCGTCGACTACAGCATCTGTAAAATAGAAAGAGAACAGAGATATTATTACTACCAGGATGCTGCTGGCCAAAtggaatgtaatgtaatatttaaattagtGGATATAAAGCGGATACATTTATAaacgtttatatttttatattgccGAACAGCACACGGCTCTAACGATTCCAATAATTCAAGCTTGTTTTGTGAGAAGTTAATTTACAGTCCTCATCTTCACAAGTGTGCTCATAAAATGCAAATGAAGCAGACGGTGAAAACCAGACTCTCTTTATTAGCTTAcagcattttataaaaaaaccaCCCCATTAATGAATATATTTTCATAAACaggtatacatatacatatccatcatacaccgatcagccataacattaaaaccacctccttgtttctacactcactgtccatttgatcagctccacttaccatatagaagcactttgtagttctacaattactgactcgttctcagcactgcagtgacactgacatggtggtggtgtgtaagtgtgtggtgtgcttggtatgagtggatcagacacagcagcgctgctggagtttttaaacacctcactgtcactgctggactgagaatagtccaccaaccaaaaatatccagccaacagcaccctgtggggcatcctatgaccactgatgaaggtctcatagatgaccaactcaaacagcagcaatagatgagcgatcgtctctgaccttacatctacaaggtggaccaactaggtaggagtgtctgatagagtggacacggctgtgtctgatccactcataccagcacaacacacactaacacaccaccaccatgtcagtgtcattgcagtgctgagaatgatccaccacctaaataatacctgctctgtggtggtcctgggagagtcctgaccattgaagaacagggtaaaagcaggctaacaaagcatgcagagaaacagatggactacagtcagtaattgtagaactacaaagtgcttctatatggtaagtggagctgataatatggacagtgagagtcACATGACTTCCTTTTTATCCATTATAGACCCTAAAAACAGATAAAACTCATCTTTTAGTCTAATAGCATTTTCAGAATTGACATTAATATAGCACTTTTAATTactttcttatttccttttataCTCTGACACACACTATTACTCTATTGCAATTCATGAAAATTGTCATCAGCTTAATTTCCCACCatgcaacaaaaacattatcCGTTTATCTGTCGCGAATGTAGCCGAGCGGTTTAGGATAGCAAGAAACAGAAAATGTGATACCAGCAGAATTCATTTTGTAATTAGTGTTTCAATCTGATGCGTCTGATCTCTGCAGGACACAGGGGAGGTctcatgttttaattatttcGATGGGAACTGATAAAAATATGGAAAGATGTCAGGGATTTAAAAAGCTTACTTGACTCTCTGGCAGATGGTTCTTTTTAAACTATGTataattttcacctttttggaatAACACACTGCCAGGCCAAAAGCAACAGGGTCTGGCAGGCTGGGGAGAAACTCACAGCTAGTGCAAGTGGAGGGAAAAAAAGCTCCAGGCAGACACCTGTTTATTATTGCTATCAAATACAATCCTGTGCATTCGATACTCCTGTAAATAATATCAACCCTAACGAAAATTCTAAAGGTACAGTACCAAGGATGCACATTGATTGTTACTTGTATTGCATTTTTTTCTCATTATACTGCTGTTGGAAAGCATTTTCCCTTCAGAATCAATTAAGTATCCAAGCAAGTACACACAgatcacacacagatacacacacagtcatctGGTCCCTGAAGAGTGTAGACCATGTTTGACCCTGAGACACTGTGACAGCTTGAGCTGAACCGTGTGCCCAGTGGAAATTAAATTGTCATGTTcaagcaccaggaggaaacgaCAGGGCTAAAGGGagctatcacagaagtgagaCAAAGCCAAAAGAGATGCTCACACAGACAGGAACCACACCAGGTCAGGGACTGCAATCCCACAGGACCTGGAGAAAAGATCTAACATCAATGTGAGAGTGATAGAATTCGTACATGGTGTAAGAATTCAGACCAGTCCTGTCCAGTGGGAGCAATGCTATGTTAAAATACGTCTGATCCCGTTACTGAAAGAAGACCACAGGGAGCTAGGACAGAGCCGGCACAATGTCAAGCTGGAGGGTTGCTCTCATAAATTTGGGTCTAGGATCAAACAGATGGGGCAATTACAGAAAGGGGGACAGGGCAAGACCAGAGAGAGATGG
Coding sequences:
- the elfn2a gene encoding extracellular leucine-rich repeat and fibronectin type III domain containing 2a, encoding MAKTREQSEQSRNAITTKNKQFKGYETISKDFGIPASTVENVIKKSATHETTKNLPGCGGKRKIDERTLVVQNVMNKPCTTSRELQSKGFHLLICPTSLLRADCWLIEGDKGYVWLAICSQNQPPYETIPQHINNTVHDLRLNENKLKAIFFSTMSRFTNLTDLNLTKNEISYIEDGAFAGQANLQVLQLGYNKLTNLTEGMLRGLGRMQCLFLQHNLIEVIATNAFWESPSLSSLDLSSNKLAKLDPSTFTVLGRLMVCELAGNPFHCGCDLYSFLIWLEVFNNVTHTYDRLQCETPKELFSFPLLSPTTSHGRNARTILSSICKDGVIIPGITSLPPDLDSSGIGPDIPDQMGPYQQPTASSTAIPSYSPRITLHSVSLSSASLLVQIPQPFSKMYILVQYNNSYGIDIRNLKRKKELILLNALKSHTEYTFCVASMRNSKRYNHTCLNFATKSPGPDDLRAGPSTTTHYIMTILGCLFGMVIVLGLVYYCLRRRRIQEEINNSISVKKTILEMRYGPEAAAAATNDPAALQKLQEQAHHQHYHSKLSQSTSSSLGMLHSSANTSSSRLSTLPQVDKMSTTFSEAMTSGKGNYMDMRTSAGAEERLKDGAAAVAAEEIRRKKNGMDAGEDSDDNGQGSTSEISTIAKEVDKVNQIINNCIDALKLDSVVVAASTSEKPSSSPPQCISPSSRGLIPLSPATIDTCPIMSSPKIPHLPPVPLVMPLSERPGISGGGFLSPPYRDPPPVTAPRSLQRQLSADAAVVALNVKNRSNVSSGGPNKNARVFSLDVPEPLSPDSCTFSEKGSPVECREPPERIPLVGVQVGNNGRGEGGNGGGGGGGGGSGGSGGCGIAVPAQQHLLEVHPDYHCSEHRHSFPALYYEDAAHSPAQKASFLKPLSRTKRDTAYSQLSPRHHNYSGYSSSPEYSSETTLRIWERFRPYKKSPRQDAYIAAGHALRKKVQFAKDEDLHDILDFWKGVSAQQKL